One genomic window of Salvia miltiorrhiza cultivar Shanhuang (shh) chromosome 4, IMPLAD_Smil_shh, whole genome shotgun sequence includes the following:
- the LOC131023240 gene encoding uncharacterized protein LOC131023240 encodes MAEKGKSRGEITQRRRREGGDVRSKKRKNLSSNGKHKEEKGSEKKRRSGPRLPNALKKELERLNPTLSGEASDGDEEIDSDGAAGNDVYENEEGVAEEESSRNRRYDPVENYEFELPEDFEDWKVASDAEEDDADDDDEEDPGRHARMLEEITGLRADAFGGKKKKDLIISEAYPESEYNPSGDILDGDGRISINDLLDPLHGKSGSSQLRKDLRRMWTKSDPTLVPVRKTDKEKIEREEAYKQSKKDITKWEPLVKRNREAPTLFFDEDKDIGYSTIGAIASEFKPRTDFEKKMAWLVNQSEVAEAHKKDGARLLELNEISIEDVKERQERLAKMRDLLFRHELKAKRVKKIKSKTYHRLLKKDKAKSAEASIRMDPEAAKDHAFKREAKRAEERMTLKHKNSTKWARRILKRGLDAQDDATKAAFSEQLSQHAALTRKINSIKESSGSDDNSDSDDSDVMSAGSDQEVAEKLIKKAKEKTLQVLEGNDELPMPGVLSLPFMVRGLKKRKEAVDEEAKLALEEYESTLKQLGDTSKLGSSEKDAKVAPGGRRVFGAPEKVVSVTRKKEKINNYYGNSDSESDAEATEENTRHDQTGKSLKEMDIDPNLLREEFGFSHDSVFKVNIFVLFLFINLCVLSCLFDRILQIFSVRSNAQVIYQTCPFSDQSFLHATIAGSGDAEDPEPKTTYEVSYLSSDSWKKVRQSSDAVKGTDDNRIVCKPGIVAQTAEDPESEGNGEDSDTDSGGEMVDGILSSGHKSTYELPSQAELIQRAFAGDDVEEDFLKQKEAVLDEENPEPEKPVLLPGWGQWTGVQKKRGLPSWMLKEHEAAKQKRSESLKKRKDAHLNNVIISEKLGKKAGKLHTKTLPYPYTSKEVFEQSIRMPIGPEFNPATAIGALNRPEVVKKAGVIIKPIEYEDVSDHERGESHKRNAQKQGKANDKNRSMKKITV; translated from the exons ATGGCGGAGAAGGGGAAATCTAGGGGTGAAATTACGCAACGTCGAAGGAGAGAGGGAGGAGATGTTAGGAGCAAAAAGAGGAAGAATTTGAGCTCGAATGGTAAGCATAAGGAGGAGAAAGGCAGTGAGAAGAAGCGCCGGAGTGGACCTCGGCTGCCGAATGCTTTGAAGAAGGAGCTCGAGCGTCTTAATCCGACCCTCAGTGGAGAGGCGTCGGATGGCGATGAAGAGATTGACTCCGATGGTGCAGCTGGCAATGACgtttatgaaaatgaagaagGTGTTGCGGAAGAGGAGTCCTCGAGGAATAGGCGGTATGATCCTGTTGAAAACTATGAGTTTGAGCTTCCTGAAGACTTTgag GATTGGAAGGTTGCATCTGATGCAGAAGAGGATGAtgctgatgatgatgatgaggagGATCCAGGAAGACATGCTCGAATGTTGGAGGAGATTACTGGACTTCGTGCTGATGCTTTTGGAG gtaaaaagaaaaaggatttAATCATATCCGAGGCATATCCAGAGTCTGAGTATAATCCCAGTGGTGATATTCTTGATGGTGATGGCCGTATTAGCATTAACGACCTTCTAGACCCATTACATGGCAAGTCTGGCAGCAGCCAACTCAGGAAGGACTTGCGGAGGATGTGGACAAAATCTGATCCTACTCTGGTACCGGTGCGCAAGACCGATAAAGAGAAGATTGAGCGGGAGGAAGCCTATAAACAATCTAAGAAGGATATTACCAAGTGGGAACCTTTGGTCAAGAGGAACAGAGAGGCACCTACGTTGTTTTTTGATGAGGATAAGGACATTGGGTATTCAACTATAGGAGCAATTGCTTCTGAATTTAAACCAAGAActgattttgagaagaaaatggCTTGGTTGGTCAACCAAAGTGAAGTTGCTGAAGCTCACAAAAAAGATGGTGCCAGGCTTCTCGAACTTAACGAG ATATCCATTGAAGATGTAAAGGAAAGGCAGGAACGGCTTGCAAAAATGCGTGATCTTCTTTTCCGTCATGAATTGAAAGCAAAACGAGTTAAAAAGATAAAGTCCAAAACGTATCACCGGCTGTTGAAGAAAGATAAGGCAAAGTCAGCAGAAGCTTCAATTCGAATGGACCCAGAAGCTGCGAAGGACCATGCCTTTAAGAGAGAGGCCAAAAGGGCTGAG GAACGTATGACCTTGAAGCATAAAAACAGCACTAAATGGGCTAGGCGAATCTTAAAACGTGGTTTAGACGCCCAAGATGATGCTACCAAAGCAGCCTTTAGTGAGCAACTTAGTCAACATGCTGCTTTGActagaaaaataaattctatcaaAGAAAGCAGTGGTAGTGATGATAACAGCGACAGTGATGACAGTGATGTTATGTCAGCTGGTTCAGACCAGGAAGTTGCGGAAAAATTGATCAAGAAGGCTAAGGAGAAGACACTTCAAGTCCTAGAAGGGAATGATGAATTACCTATGCCGGGAGTGCTTTCTTTACCTTTCATG GTGCGAGGGCTGAAAAAGAGAAAAGAGGCTGTTGATGAAGAAGCAAAACTTGCTCTTGAAGAGTATGAGTCAACTTTGAAGCAGTTGGGTGATACAAGTAAGTTGGGAAGCTCAGAAAAGGATGCCAAGGTTGCCCCAGGTGGTAGGAGGGTGTTTGGTGCTCCTGAAAAGGTGGTTAGTGTAACaagaaagaaggaaaaaataaataactactATGGTAATAGTGACAGTGAAAGTGATGCTGAGGCCACAGAGGAGAATACTCGACATGATCAAACTGGAAAATCTCTAAAAGAGATGGATATTGACCCTAATTTACTTCGGGAAGAATTTGGTTTTAGTCATGATTCAGTATTTAAGGTGAATATATTTGTTCTCTTCCTCTTCATCAATTTATGTGTTCTTTCTTGTTTATTTGATAGAATATTGCAAATCTTTTCAGTTCGATCAAATGCTCAAGTCATTT ATCAG ACATGTCCCTTTTCTGATCAATCTTTCTTACATGCAACTATAGCAGGCTCAGGAGATGCTGAAGATCCTGAACCTAAGACTACTTATGAGGTTTCTTATCTATCTTCTGATTCCTGGAAAAAG GTAAGACAATCATCAGATGCTGTTAAAGGGACTGATGACAACCGAATTGTTTGCAAGCCTGGCATTGTAGCACAAACAGCAGAGGATCCAGAATCTGAG GGCAACGGTGAAGATTCCGATACAGATAGTGGAGGGGAAATGGTTGATGGAATTTTATCTTCAGGCCACAAGTCTACTTATGAACTTCCATCTCAAGCAGAACTGATACAACGGGCTTTTGCTGGTGATGACGTAGAAGAAGATTTTCTGAAACAAAAAGAGGCCGTGTTGGATGAGGAAAATCCCGAACCAGAAAAGCCCGTATTACTTCCCGGCTGGGGTCAGTGGACTGGCGTACAAAAGAAGAGAGGTTTACCTTCTTGGATGTTGAAAGAGCATGAGGCTGCAAAACAGAAAAGGTCCGAATCCCTGAAGAAGAGGAAGGATGCACATCTTAATAATGTCATCATCTCAGAGAAGCTTGGTAAAAAG GCTGGAAAACTCCACACGAAGACTCTACCTTATCCTTACACATCAAAGGAAGTTTTCGAACAAAGCATCCGGATGCCAATCGGACCCGAATTCAACCCGGCGACCGCCATTGGAGCCCTCAACCGCCCGGAG GTGGTGAAGAAAGCCGGTGTCATAATCAAACCAATTGAATATGAGGATGTGAGCGACCACGAGAGAGGCGAAAGCCACAAGCGCAACGCTCAGAAGCAAGGCAAAGCTAACGACAAAAATCGTTCAATGAAAAAGATTACTGTTTAA
- the LOC131019620 gene encoding 60S ribosomal protein L6-like has protein sequence MAPKQKTRNPELIPGVHKVSRSQMYHKRGLWAIKAKNGGKFPVHAKQEAGAVVEEKQPKFYPADDIKKPLSNKRKPKPTKLRASVTPGTVLIILTGRFKGKRVVFLKQLTSGLLLVTGPYKVNGVPLRRVNQAYVIGTSTKVDISGVDISKFDDKYFGKQVEKKKKKGENEFFEAEKQEKNTLPAEKKDDQKAVDAPLLKALEAVPDLKAYLGARFSLKAGMKPHELVF, from the exons ATGGCGCCGAAGCAGAAGACTCGCAATCCGGAGCTCATTCCCGGAGTCCACAAGGTCTCTCGCTCACAGATGTACCACAAGCGCGGCCTCTGGGCAATTAAGGCCAAAAACGGTGGCAAATTCCCAGTCCACGCCAAGCAAGAGGCCGGCGCCGTCGTCGAGGAAAAACAGCCCAAATTTTACCCCGCTGATGACATCAAGAAGCCGCTCTCCAACAAGCGCAAGCCTAAGCCCACCAAGCTCAG GGCGAGTGTTACTCCTGGGACAGTATTGATTATTTTGACCGGGAGGTTTAAGGGAAAGAGAGTTGTGTTCTTGAAGCAGCTCACTTCTGGATTACTGCTTGTCACTG GTCCCTACAAGGTCAATGGTGTTCCTCTAAGACGTGTCAACCAGGCCTATGTTATTGGAACCTCCACAAAGGTCGACATTTCTGGTGTGGATATCTCCAAGTTTGACGACAAGTACTTTGGCAAGCAAgttgagaagaagaaaaagaaaggagagAATGAGTTCTTTGAGGCTGAGAAACAG GAGAAGAACACACTCCCAGCGGAGAAGAAGGATGACCAGAAGGCTGTTGATGCCCCATTGTTAAAGGCTTTGGAGGCTGTCCCAGATTTGAAGGCTTATTTGGGGGCGAGGTTCTCGTTGAAGGCCGGCATGAAACCACATGAGTTGGTGTTTTAG
- the LOC131019621 gene encoding protein REDOX 2-like: MVVGEIVLNSGHKMPALGFGTAALPAPTMDELTAIIVDGIAAGYRHIDTAAMYGNEEAVGLAVAEAVERGLIKSRGEVFVTSKLNVNDNHRDLVLPALNQTLSKLKFDYVDLYLIHWPLRIKKGGDVYNLRAEDLLHFDVKGIWEAMEECSKLGLAKSIGVSNFSSAKLSKILEFATIPPSVNQVEMNGSSKKWCNFARRRIFMYRHGLL; this comes from the exons ATGGTTGTTGGTGAAATAGTGTTGAATTCCGGCCATAAGATGCCGGCGCTGGGCTTCGGAACCGCCGCGCTTCCTGCGCCGACGATGGACGAGCTCACAGCCATCATCGTCGACGGTATCGCGGCCGGGTACCGCCACATCGATACTGCAGCCATGTATGGCAACGAGGAGGCGGTCGGGCTAGCGgtggcggaggcggtggagcgCGGCCTCATCAAGAGCCGCGGAGAAGTCTTCGTTACGTCCAAGTTGAATGTGAACGACAATCATCGTGATCTTGTGCTTCCTGCACTCAACCAAACTCTTAG CAAGTTAAAGTTTGATTATGTGGATCTCTACCTTATACACTGGCCACTGAGAATCAAGAAAGGTGGTGACGTGTACAATCTGAGAGCAGAAGACTTGCTTCATTTTGATGTGAAAGGGATTTGGGAAGCCATGGAAGAGTGCTCTAAGTTGGGATTGGCTAAGTCCATTGGGGTCAGCAACTTCAGCTCTGCAAAACTCTCTAAAATCTTGGAATTTGCCACAATTCCACCATCAGTTAATCAG GTGGAGATGAATGGCAGCAGCAAAAAGTGGTGCAATTTTGCAAGGAGAAGAATATTCATGTATCGGCATGGTCTCCTCTAG
- the LOC131019618 gene encoding protein TIFY 6B-like, with protein MERDFMGLSVKQEVPDEIIDAASVRSLPMQWSFSNKGSALPQLLSFQGAQEDKQPKTGFNSLASSGLVTLTTDVFDSDHSQFPASQKSHVPEKQGGVRYTVTTYGDTHNIRRAITTSPASYAAPVAGFPVANPLQAKPSNSAAVGTTDFRNSCKISNTPAQLTIFYNGSVCVYDDISPEKAQAIMLLAGNAHSVAPKATPPAVPVQAAMPRCSVPDRLTINQSYATTPRRSSPVPMTPISVSQCANKPSGARMSPPINAEPLKTVIPLGSASFLSSDTVPQFRKKSLARFLEKRKERVISASPYGECQSGDYSAAGAGAMSLSLNSSGSCPVPAAN; from the exons atggagagaGATTTCATGGGTTTGTCTGTGAAGCAGGAGGTTCCTGATGAAATAATTGATGCTG CTTCAGTGAGAAGCTTACCAATGCAGTGGTCATTCTCCAACAAGGGCTCTGCTCTTCCTCAGCTCTTGTCTTTTCAAGGTGCTCAAGAAGACAAACAACCCAAAACTGGTTTTAATTCTCTTGCATCATCTGGATTGGTTACCTTAACTACCGATGTTTTCGACTCCGATCACAGCCAGTTTCCTGCTTCACAG AAAAGCCATGTTCCTGAGAAGCAAGGTGGGGTTCGTTATACGGTGACAACATACGGAGACACACACAATATACGTCGTGCAATCACCACTTCACCAGCCTCCTACGCTGCTCCTGTGGCCGGATTTCCAGTGGCGAATCCTCTACAAGCCAAGCCTTCTAACAGCGCTGCCGTTGGAACCACTGATTTTAG GAACTCGTGCAAGATCTCGAACACGCCTGCTCAGCTAACCATCTTCTACAACGGCTCAGTATGCGTGTACGACGACATTTCTCCCGAGAAG GCTCAAGCTATTATGCTATTGGCTGGAAATGCACATTCAGTGGCTCCTAAGGCGACGCCTCCTGCAGTTCCCGTCCAGGCCGCCATGCCTAGATGTTCGGTTCCTGACAGGCTAACCATAAACCAGTCTTATGCAACCACACCTCGTCGTTCCAGCCCTGTCCCTATGACCCCTATTAGCGTCTCCCAGTGTGCTAATAAGCCATCTGGAGCTCGTATGTCACCTCCTATCAATGCTGAGCCTCTGAAAACAGTCATTCCTCTAGGATCTGCAAGCTTTCTATCATCAG ACACTGTGCCTCAGTTTCGCAAAAAATCTCTAGCCCGGTTCTTGGAGAAACGCAAGGAGAG GGTGATCAGTGCTTCACCTTATGGTGAGTGTCAATCTGGGGATTATAGCGCTGCCGGAGCAGGCGCGATGAGCTTGTCGTTGAACTCTTCAGGATCTTGTCCAGTTCCAGCTGCCAATTGA